GTGCTGAACGCTCAGCCGTTTGGCTGGTACAGCAGCGTGCACATCGTGACTAGCCTAGATAGCACGCGACCGTCCAATTCCGCCATTTGCCTGTCCGGCCGCGCCAACCTAACGAGTCTGGCCAGCGGCTCCCTGCTTCCGCTTTTGTCGGCAAGGGGCCCGGGATTAAACGCCATACGGGGAGACATCATGAGAAACACCAAGACGTGGCCGGCATGGCTGGCCTGCGCCGCCATGGCATTGCTGATGGCGGGCTGCGGCGGCGGTGGCGGTGGCTCGGGCGGCGCAGCGCCCACCACCGCGAGCACCGCGGCGGATACCACCCCGGTGAAATACTCGGTGACGCTCACGATGACCTCGGGACAGGTCGCGGTGGGCCGCAGCATCTCGATGTCGGCCTCTGTGGTGGACAGCAAGGGCGCGGACGTCACGTCGTCCAGCACCATTGCCTGGACGTCGTCCAGCAACGCCATTGCTACCGTGGTGCCGGCCGCAAACGGCAGCGCCACCATCACGGGTGTGGCGGTGGGCACGGCTACCATCCAGGTGGTGGCCACCGTCAAGGCGGCCGACAACAGCACCACGCAACTGCCCGCGCAAACCGCCTCGGTGGCCGTGCAGCCCACCGCCGTCAGCTACAACCTGGCGCTGTCGAATCCGGTCCTGTCGCTGGTAGACGGGCAGGTGCAGCCGGTCACGGCGACGCTGGTCGATGGCAACGGCAGCGACGTGAGCGCAGCCGTGCACGACTGGGCCTGGGCCAGCTCGATTGGCAACGTGCAGGTCAGTGCCGCGCAGAACGCCGCATCGCTGACGGGCGTCAACAGCTCGGATACCACCGCCGCGGTCGGTACGGTCACGGTCTCGGTCACCGCGCCCAACGGCATCGCTGTCAGCGGCCAGATGCTGGTGACGGTGCAAAAGAACACGGGCTACACCTACCGGCTCGAGCTATCGCAAGGGGGCGTGCCCATCAATGCGCTGTCGGTGCTCAACGGCTATCCGCAGGTCTTCAACGCGCGCGTGATCCGCAGCGATTCGCATGATTCCACCGCGGATTTCGACGGCACCTGGAGCTACGCCGCCACCTCGCCAATGCTTTCCGTCGCGGCGGATCCAGCCACGCGGCAGGCCACGTTGAGCACCAGCATCGTGATCGGCACGCCCACCGTGCAGAGCCTGCTGCAGGTGACCGCAGCCAGCAGCAAGATAGCGGGCACGCCCAAGGCCAGCCTGACAGTGACGGAGCAGCCGAAGTGGGCGCTGGTTTATAACGGGCCACAACCGCTCAAGCTGCTGCTGTCGCTGCCCGTGCCGATTCCCGTCACCGCCACGCTCAAGAACTTCGGCGCGGACGCTTCCTATCTTGGCTGCACGGGCTGGAGCTGGACCAGCAGCGCCAACGTAGCGTTCGCGGGTGGCGTCAATGCTGCGCAGATCGTGGTGACGCCTTTGGCGCTTGGCGATTTCACGGTGACCGCAACCTGCACGGCCGGCCCCGAACTGCAGCCGGTTTCCATCACGATTCCAGGAACGGTGAGTTGATGCGGCACCCAGCTTTTGCCTGAGCTATCACGCGGCGCCCGGCATGTGTTCCTGCCGGGCGCCGTTGTTGATGGAGATCGCGCCGCGCAGATGTCGGGGAGGAGGGAAAGAGCGAGGGAGGAGGTGCCGAAGACGCTGTGAACCAGCGCGGCGAACCCAAAGCGTACCCGTTTCTGCGTGGATCAAAAACGTGGCCAGCGATGGGTTTCGGGGCGTGATCGCGCTGCCAATCAGCGCTTGGCCACGAAGCGGATGACTTGCTCGCTGGCCTGCGTGACCGGCGCCGGCTGTGCGCTGCCGGTGGTGCTGGAGCCGCAGGTATTGCACCCGCCGCTGTCGCAGCCGCTCGCGCAACCGGCCGCGGCCTGTGGTGCCAGCCAGGCTGCTGCGCGTTGGCGCCAGCCGGTGGCAGCGGTGCCGCCCAGGCGTGCGGCCAGCCCGGCCTTGATCCGTTCGCGGGTGCGCGGCGCATAGCGGGCCAGCACGGAGATCGTGCAGGCCAGCACGATCAGCGGCACCAGCAGGGTTTCAACGGCGTGGTAGAGGCTCATGGCTGCAATGTCCTCGCGTCAGCTCAGCATCAGGGTGATGTGGTACGTGGCAAAGGCCGCCATGTAGCCGAGCCCGAACAGGTAGGCCGTCGAGGCGGCCATCACCTTCCAGGAGCCGGTCTCGCGCCGGATCACCGCCATCGTGGAGATGCACTGCGGCGCGAACACAAACCAGGCCAGCAGCGACAGCGCGGTGGCCAGCGACCATTGCGCGGCGATCATCGGCACCAGCTGGCTGGCCATGGCGTCCTCGCTGCCGGACAGCGCATAGACGGTGGCCAGCGCGCCCACCGCGACTTCGCGCGCCGCCAGGCCTGGCACCAGTGCGATGCAGATCTGCCAGTTGAAGCCGATCGGGGCAAAGACATGCTCAAGCGCCCGGCCGATCATGCCGGCGAAGCTGTAGTCGATGGCGGGGGCGGTGGCGCCGTCCGGCGGCGACGGGAACGTGGCCAGGAACCACAGCAGCACCGTCAGCGTCAGGATCACCTTGCCCACGCGGGACAGGAAGATGCGGGCACGCTCCCACAGGCCGATCGCCACGTCGCGCGCATTGGGTATGCGGTACGAGGGCAGCTCCATCATCAACGGGTGGTCGGTGCGGTCGCGGCGGAAATACTTCAGCACGTACGCCACCAGCAGTGCGCTCACGATGCCCGCCACATAGAGGACGAACAGCACCAGGCCCTGGAGGTTGAACATCCCCATCACCGTGCGCGCCGGGATGAAAGCACCGATCAACAGCGCGTACACGGGCAGGCGCGCGGAGCACGTCATCAGCGGGGCCACCAGGATGGTCGCAAGGCGGTCGCGCGGGTCCTGGATGGTGCGCGTGGCCATGATGCCGGGAATCGCGCAGGCAAAGCTGGAGAGCAGCGGGATAAAGGAGCGGCCGGACAAGCCGGCGCCCATCATCAGGCGGTCGAGCAGGAAGGCGGCGCGCGGCAGGTAGCCGGATTCCTCCAGCGTCAGGATGAACAGGAACAGGATCAGGATCTGCGGCAGGAACACGACGACGGCACCCAGGCCGGCGATCAGGCCATCCACCAGCAGGCTGCGCAGCATGCCCTCGGGCAGATGGCTGCCGACGACCTCGCCGAACCAGTGCACGCCGCCTTCAATGCCGTCCATCAGCGGGGTGGCCCAGGAGAACACCGCCTGGAACATCAGGAACAGCAGCACGGCCAGGATCACCAGGCCGAACACCGGATGCAGCAGGATGCGGTCGAGCCGGTCGTCCAAGGCCGCGGTACGTGCCGGCATGGTTACCGCAGCATCCAGCAGGCGCTTGACCTCCTGGTGCACGTCCATGTCGGATGCCGGCTCGGGGGCGGCAGCCGGCACTTCCGGCAAGGCCGCGTCAAGCGCGGCCAGCAGGCTGGCGGCGCCATCGCGCTTGACGGCAATCGTCTGGACCACCGGCACGCCGAGCGCGGCGGCCAGCTTGTCGCGGTCGATGTGGATGCCGCGCTTGGCCGCGGCGTCGCTCATATTGAGCACCAGCACCATTGGCAGGCCCAGGCGGCGCAGTTCCAGCACGAAGCGCAGGTGCAGGCGCAGGTTGGTGGCATCCACCACCGACACCAGCAGGTCGGGGCGCGGCTCGCCCGGGCGCTTGCCCAGGCAGACATCGCGCGTGATCGCCTCATCCAGGCTGGCTGCGTGCAGGCTATAGGCACCCGGCAGGTCCAGCACACGCACCTGCCGGCCGGCCGGCGAGACAAAATGGCCTTCCTTGCGCTCGACGGTGACGCCGGCGTAGTTGGCCACCTTCTGGCGGCTGCCGGTCAGGCGGTTGAACAGCGCGGTCTTGCCGCAATTGGGGTTGCCCACCAGCGCAACGCGCAATGCGGGACGCTGGGAAGCGGAAGTCGGGGTGGCGACAGACATATTCTTGGCGGGTGCCCGGTCAGGCAGCGGAGCGTTTGGCGACGGGCGCGTCGGGCTGCGCTGCCGGCGTGATGCTGGAGACGGTGGCGCTTAGCGCTTCCACGGTAATGCGGGCCGCTTCGGCGCGGCGCAAGGCAAACCGGGTAAAGCCCACCTGGGCGACAAGGGGATCCATGCCGAACGGTCCCAGCGCGATGACCTGTACGGCTTCGCCCGGCACAAAGCCGAGTTCGCGCAGGCGGCGTGCTACCGGATCGTTTGGAAAATTGTCATCGATCGACACAATGACAGCGGCGGTGCGCCGCGGAAGTTCAGACAACCGCATGTGGCTTCCAGTCCGTAGGCGCGAGGCACGGCACGCGGTCGGCAAACTCACACCAGGGTTGGTAAATGAAAATCGTTCCTATTGTAGCCGATTTGCATGTGGGTGTTTTGATTTCGGGGTGGAAAGCCTGCAGTACATTGTGGGCGTCACAGGCGTGCGCAACTCACCACCGAAGATTTGCTGGCTTGAGTTTCACCATGGGGTGTGCCGTAAGCTGCGCACGGGACTCGGCGGGCCAACAAATCGAATCCATAGAAGGTCCGCCCCTTTCTAAGGGGGGGACTATCATGAGCAAGACAGTTCAATTCTGCGCCGCTGCGTCGTTGGCTGTGGCTACAGTGCAATCACTTGCGGCACCCCCTGGGCCGCGCGACTGCGACTCCTACTGCTGCGGTCAACACCAAGCCGACTGGGACAACAGCAGCAGAGCTTAGTCGACGGCGAACCCATGTGGGCCGCCAACGCTTCAAGGGCGTGGGATGCGGCGACACGCGACACCTTCATTGGGGCAGGGTAGGACACTTGCCGACAGCCCGGGCCGAGCCCCGGCAGCTCGGAATGTCTGCATGAGTCACCCTACGAACTCAGGAGAACTGTATGTCCGGAATGAACGTGACGTTTTTAGGCCTCGGGAACATGGGGGCTCCCATGGCCCGCAATCTTCTGAGCAGCGGCTTTGCCGTAAATGTCTTCAATCGTTCAAGAGCGCGTGCAGAGGGGCTGGTAGCAGATGGCGCGATCGTCTCGGATACACCCGCTGACGCCGTTGTGCCAGGTGGAATCGCTGTAACGATGTTGGCTAACGATGCCGCGCTTGAAGCTGTGACGCTGGGCCAAGACGGTATCTTGCAGAAGCTTGGGACGGGCGGGCTGCATATATCGATGAGTACTGTGTCGCCCGAGACATCAAGGAAGCTGGCCGCGAAGCACGCCGAGGTGGGCGGGCTGTTCTTGACCGCTCCCGTCTTTGGACGCCCCGAGGCTGCAGCGGCCAAGACATTGTGGATTTGCCAGTCGGGAACGGCGGAAGCCAAAGAGCGAGCCAAGCCAATTCTGGATGCCTTGGGGCAGGGAGTCTTTGATTTCGGCGATGACGCTGGCGCGGCCAATGTCGTGAAGCTGTCGGGGAACTTCCTGATTCTGGCGGCGATTGAGGCGCTCTCCGAGGCGTTCGCTCTCGGAGAGAAGAACGGCATCGACCGGAGTGCTCTGGCCGGCTTCTTCGGACAGACGATTTTTTCTTGTGCGATTTACCAGAACTACGGACGTATCCTGGCGGCACGTGCCTACGAACCGGCAGGATTCAAGCTGGGGCTAGGCATGAAAGATATGCGACTGGTGCGGGATACCGCCGAGGAGGCGACGGTACCTATGCCTTTGGCCGACCTGCTGCACGCTCGACTGCTCACCAGCTTGGCACAAGGCCGCGAAAGTCTGGACTGGACCGCGATTGAGCTCGCCACAGCGGAGGATGCAGCACTGCGTTGAAGCATCTTCGATACAAGGTATTCCGAGCAGGCAAGAAGCGCAATTGCTTCAGTAAGCGGTACTGTTTGTCGTTCACATGGTGCGCGCTTGCGTGCATGGCGCGCGACAATGCCGGCGGTCTGCAATCGCGCCGTAAGCGCACGTCAGGCAACAATCGGTTACGCCAGACCATGCGGCACCCTGTGCGGGTGCCGTGCCTTGCTCGCCGTGCCGCGGCCCGCCCGGCCTAGAACTTGTGCCGGATGCCCGCCACCGCGCCAAGCTGGTTCAGGCCGGGGCCGATGCTGGCCTGGATGCCGTTCAGGCCGACACGCGAACCGTCCTTGTTCTTGACGTAGCCGAACGTCAGGTAGCCATCGGTGCGCCTGGACAGCGCGTAGTCCAGCGTGCCGACGAGGCTCCAGGGATCTTGCGCGCTGCGCTTGTCGTTCATCACGTAGGCCGACGCACTTAACGTCAGCGCCGGCGTAAACGCATAGCTCGCGCCGAGCCAGAACAGGTCGTTCCGGCGCGCCGCCACGGTGGGGGTGCTGCCAATGTCGCCGCTCAGCCAGCGATAGCCCGCGAACACCTTGGCGCGAGCGAACGCATAGCTGCCGGCTACGGCGATGCGCCGGTCGCGCTGCGCCGGGTTTTGGCCGGACAGGCCGGTGGTGCCCTGCTGCTGGTCGTAGATGATTGTGGCCCCGGCGTTGCCCGTGGTGTATTCCAGCGCGGTGCTCCAGGCGCGGTCGTTCCGCGCATTGCCGGCGGTCTCGCCAGTGATGGTGCTGGTGGCGCTGGTGGTCACGGAGGTCCCGCGCGCGAACGCGTACATCGCGCTTGCCGTCAGCCCGCCGAACTTCCCTACGTACTTGGCGGCGTTGTCATAGCGTCCCGCCAGTGAGCTATCCATCAGGAACGCGGAGTAGCGCGGCGCGATGGCCATGGCGTCGTAGTTGATCAGGATGTCGTAGAGCAGGTTGTTCTGGTGGCCCGCGGTGATCCGCCCATAGGGCGTGTTCAACCCGGCATAGGCCTGCCGTCCGAACAGCCGGCCGGCCTGGCCCAACGTGCCCGCATCGATATCGAAGCCGCTCTCGAGCACGAACAGCGCGCTGGTGCCGCCGCCAAGGTCTTCCGTGCCGCGCAGGCCCCAGCGCGAGCCGGAGAGGTTGCCCGAAGCCATCCGGGCGAGGGCGTTGCCGCTGGCGTCGGCGTGGGTGAGGTATTCGATGCCGACGTCGGCGACGCCATAGAGCACCAGGCCGGACTGCGCCCAGGCGGGGGCGGACAGCGTGAGTGCCGCGATGGCGAACGCGAATACGGGCGTCAGGCGGGAGATGCCTTTCGTTGCCTTGATGTCCTTCATTCCCTTCATTTCCTTCATGTCTTTTCCTTACGGCAGGTGCAGACCAGGTGCAGACCAGGTGCAAACGCAAGGCGCAAGTGGTCGCACGGGACCCGTGATGGCCGTGGCGTAGCGGTGCTGCAATGGGATTGGGTGGGGCGGGCGGTGCGCGTTGCCCCGTGCGTTTCAGTTGGCCTTGGCGAGCCTTAGCAGGCTTTCGTTAGCATTTTACGGGTCTTAGTCGACCCGCAGGCCGATCTGCGCGGCGAGCTTCTTCCAGCGCTCGATATCGGTGTTCACCACTTTCTGGAATTCCGCCGGGGTGCTGCTGGCCGTAGCAAATCCCAGTTGGGCGAGATTGGCCTTGACCTCGGGCTTGGCGACGGCCTTGGCGATGGCCGCGTTGAGCTTCTGCACGATGTCCGGCGGCGTGTGCGCCGGGGCCAGGATGCCAAACCACTGATCGACGTCATAGCCACTGACCCCAAGCTCGCTCACCGAGGCCACGTCGGGCAGCAGCGGCGACCGGCCTTTGGAGGTGACGGCCAGCGCGCGCAGCTTGTTGGCCTTGAGATAAGGCACCGTGTTGCTGAGCGTGTTGATGCTGACGTCGGCCTGGCCGCCCAGCACGTCGGCGAGCGCCGGGGCGCAACCCTTATAAGGCACGTGCAGCAGGTCGATCCTGGCCGAGATCTTGAGGAGTTCGCCGGCAAGGTGCTGGGGCGTGCCGTTGCCGCAGGAGGCGTACGTCGGCGGCTTGCCCGAGCGCCCGGCTGCGAGCAGGTCATTGAACGTCTGGATCTTCGAAGAAACGGGTACGGCGATGACGGATGGCACGGATGCCACGGAGATCACGGCGCTGAAGTCCTTGCCCGGATCGAACTGCAGGTTGCGGAACACACCGGGGTTGATGGCAAAGCTGCTGTTGACCACCAGCAAGGTATAGCCGTCCGACGGGCTCTTGGCGACATACTCGGCGCCGATATTGCCGCTGGCGCCCGGCCGGTTGTCGACCACCACGGGCTGGCCCAGGCTGCGGCCCACCTCCGTGCCGATCACCCGCGCCAGCGTGTCGGTGCCCCCGCCCGCCGGGAACGTCACCACCAGCCGGATCGGCTTCTGTGGAAAGTCGCCGCCGATATTGGCGCTCGCCTGCGCGGGCAGGCCGAACAGCGTGGCCCCAAGCAAGGAGATCGATGCGAGACTGCGTACCACGGATAAGGATGTCATTTGTTGCCTCATCGGTTGAAGGAAATGATAGAGCAGTGCGGCAGTGCAGGCGGCGCGCTCGGACGCGCCGCTAGTCCCGCCGGATACGAACCGGTGGCCCGGCGAGCTCCGCCGAAGCGTGGGCCTGTACGCCCGCCTCCAGATCGCCGGCGGTCTCGGCGTGGATCCTGAACAGCGCTTGCCCGGCAACGAGCCGGTCCCCCACCGTGCACAGCAGGTCCACGCCAGCGCCAGGCCGGCGTGGCGCGCCGGCGCCGCGCGCAATGCCGGCGATGGCAAAGCCGTCGATATCCGCGACGACGCCCGCTGCGCTGGCCGGTACGGTGTGGACATGGTGGCCCGGTGCATCCGGTGTCGCCCTTGCGCCCTGCGCGGCCACGATCCGGTCGAATGCGGCGCTGGCAACGCCGCTGGCCAGCAAATGCGCGGCAATGCGCCGGCCTTCCGCGGGCGACGCCACCGCCGGGTCGAAGGCCAGGATCTGCCCGGCAAAGTCCAGCGCCTTCTCGCGCAGGTCGGCAGGCGCCTCGGGGCGGCCCGCCAGCACCAGCCGCACGTCGCGTACTTCCAGCGCCGGGCCGACGCCGCGTCCAATGGGTTTGCTGCCATCGGTGGCAAATGCGCGCACGTGCATGCCAAGGCCCTCGCCCACTGTTTCGAACAGGGCGCCCAGCGCCTGCGCTTCGGCCTGCGTGCGGAGTTTGGCTTGCGGGCCGTAGGGCAGGTCGACGATCACATGCGTCGATCCGGCAGTGAACTTCTTGGACAGGATGGACGCTACTGACCACCGGTTCGCATCGAGCCCGAGCGGGCGCGTGATGGCATTCATCACATCGTCGAGGGCAGAGTGATTGAGGCGGCCGTTCCATGCGATGCAGGCCCGCGCCTGGGCCACGCAGCGGCGCACGTCCGCGCTGTCCAGGTCTACCCTGGCCACCGTTGCCATGGCTTCGGCGGTACCGGCCGCGGAGGTGATCGCGCGAGAGGAGGTCTTGGGCATGGCAAGCCCATGCGCGGCCACGATGGGCACCACGATCAGCGTGATCCGGCTGCCCGGCACCCCGCCCATGGAGTGCTTGTCGACCACAATGCGCTCGTCCCACGCGATGCGCGGCGCAAAGCGCGCGCGCGCACGCGCCACGCCGAGCACTTCGGCATCGGTCAGGTGCTGCGTGGCAGCCACCAGGAAGGCTGTCAGTTCAAGCTCAGAATAGCGGCCCTCCACCGCGTCGCGCAGCACGGCCTCGTATTCGGCTTCGCTCAGCACCTTGCCGCGCAGCTTCCTGCGCAGCAGCTCCCGGCTGGCGGGCGCTGGAATGCCCCGCAGACGCACGGTGGCGCCGGGCGCGATGCGCAGGCGTTCGAAGAGCGCATCGGACAGCCCGATCTGCGCATCGTGTAGCAGTCCGGGACTCTCGACCACATGCACGGCTGCGGCGATCTCCGCCTTGCCCACGCGTACCGCCACGCGCTCGTGGCGCACGGCGAGCGCGGGCGCCATGTACGCGATATGCGCTTCGCCCGTGCTGATCGGCAGGCGCGTGGCCACCAGCGGTGTCACGGTGGTGCCGAGCGCTTCCACGAAGCGCGCGATGCCAGCATCGAGCGCGCCATCGTTGGACACGGTAACGCTTGCCACGCCGGCGGGAAGCGGATCCGGCGCCCGCTGCAGGCGACGCAGCACGTCATCGCCGGACTCGCGGCCGCGTGCCGCGATGCGCTGCGCCAGCACCTGGGCCGGCGCCGTGACATGGATGACCACGAAGTTGCGCAAGCGCGCGGCCAGGGCGGCGGCTACGCCGCGCGAACCGTTGGCCACCACATGGCGGCCGCGTTCCAGCTCGTCGAGCAGGCTGGCCGGCAGGCCGTAGCGCAGGCCGTGCGCCGCCCATGTCATCAGGAAGGCGCCCGCCGCGTCGCGCGCCGAGAACTCGGCCTCGCTCACGCCGTCATGGTCTTCGCCCGGCGAACCGGCCGGCCGGGTGATCACGCGCCTGGCGAAGACATAGCGGGCGTCGCCATGCAGCGTCGCGCGGGCGCCTTCCATCAGCGAATCCTTGCCCGCGCCGCTGGGACCGACCACCAGAAAGAACGTGCCGGCAATCCGCTGGCCGGCCTTGTCGGTGTGGAGGATGGCTTGCGCCGTGCCAGCGCTACAGTCGTCCCAGGTTTGCGGCTTTTTCATCAGTCATCCTCTTGGTCCATGGCGCCGCCGCGATGCGTGCATCGCTGAGCGGCCTTGACAATATTCTTAGATATCGAAGTACAAAAGCAATGCTAGCACCTGATGACATCTTGTCAAGATAAGTTCGATGTCTAAGAATATGCAAGAGTCGGGCCAGTGCCGGGAAGCCGCTTGCTGCGGCGCTGCCGGCGAAATTGCGCGGCTGTCTAGCAGGGAAATCCCTCTGGCGGTGCGACGCGGCCTCGTTGTGGCGCAGGGTCGGCACTGATGTAGTGAGCACTACATTTAAGGCCGGTCTGGAATGACCGGTGCGCTGCGCCGGCGCCGGGGAGTTTGCTGACGCGTTATGATGTTTTCATCATCGGGCGCGGGCACCGCCGGCGCCGACCCAGGACTTGCACAATCGCATATGGCAACTTCAAGACACACTGAAACCCCGGTTCCCAAGCCCGCGGTCGATCTCGCCAGCGAGCGCCTGGCACATATGGTCAAGGACGCCGCGCGCGCCTATATCCGCGCGCTCCAGATGCGCCTGGCCGAACACACGGTGTCGTACGGCCACTGGACCATCCTGCGCATCCTCTGGGATAACGATGGCCTGTCGCAGCGCGAACTCAGCGACCTGGCCGGGGTGACGGAGCCCACCACCTTCACGGCGGTCAAGGCACTGGAGGCGCTGGGCTATGTCGAGCGTACCCACCTGCCCGGCAACAAGAAGAACGTTCACGTCTTCCTGACCAAGACCGGTCGCGCGCTCAGGCGCAAGCTGGTGCCGCTGGCCGAGGAAGTCAACGAGATCAGTGTCGAGGGCGTGTCGGCGGAAGAGGTGGCCACCGCGCGCAAGGTGCTGATCGCCATCAACCGCAACCTGGCCAAGGACGAGGCCGCGGCCGAAGGCACCGGGCGCCGGGTGCCGTCCACGCGCGAACTGGGCCGCCTGCTGGCCGATCTCTAGGATAAAACCAACGATCTCAGCGGCGGATCCGGGATTCGGGGATGGTTCGCTCAGAAGGGCACAAGGCGAGTCTGGCTGACCGTAGCCATTCGGCCAGGGCCGGATGCTGAAGTTTGCGCGGGCATTGATGCCCGGACTCCGGTCAAGCGCCTGTCGACGCGTGCCCGCCTGTTGACTCTCGTTCAAGCGATTGATAGGATGGTGGCACTTTCAAAACGCCCTCCCGGTTCGCCGGGAGGGCGTTTCGTTTTGGTTCCCACCATCCACATGGAACCTTGGAATGAAAGCACCCCTCGAAATCCGTCCGGGATCGGACGCCGGCCTCGGCTATGCACGGTATGGCAATGGCCCGATTCACGTACTGGTCATGCATGACTGGCTCGGAGACCACACAAGCTACGATGCCGTCATGCCCTGGCTCGATGGCCAGGCGTTCACATACGTTTTCGTCGATTTGCGTGGCTACGGGCAATCCATCGAACTAGCAGGTGAATTCACGGTGGAGGAGATTACCGCCGACTGCCTCATGCTCGCCGATCGGCTCGGTTGGAGGCGCTTTCACGTAGTCGGCCACTCGATGACAGGGATGATCACGCAACGCCTCGCGGCGGACGCGCCTTCTCGCGTCACAAGCGCAATCGCCGTGTGCCCCGTTTCCGCCGCCGGAAATCGGCTAAGTCCGGAGGCACTGGCTTTCTTTGCCAGCACGGTGGACGACGACAACGCCCTTCGGCGGTTGTTCCAGTTCGTCTCCGGAGGCCTTTCCGACGAGTGGGCCGACAGCAAGGTACGACATAGCCGCGGCACGGTAGCACCGGCATGCCGGAGGAGATACCTCGACATGCTGGTCACGGCAAATTTCGTCCATGACGTAGAAGGGCTTGAAACACCTTTCCTGGTCATTGTTGGCGACAGGGATCCTGGGCTCGATGCGCAGGCAATGAAGCGTACTTTTCTCGCGTGGCATCCGAATGCGGCGCTGCACGTGATTCCTGACTGCGGCCATTACCCGATGCAGGCGTGCCCGCCATATTTCGCTACCGTCGTCGAGGGCTTCTTGAAGCGCCAAGCCACTTGACAAAAAAAAGCGCGCAAGGCGAGCCTTGCGCGCATCAAGGAAGCGGGAAGGAG
The Cupriavidus basilensis DNA segment above includes these coding regions:
- a CDS encoding alpha/beta fold hydrolase, whose product is MKAPLEIRPGSDAGLGYARYGNGPIHVLVMHDWLGDHTSYDAVMPWLDGQAFTYVFVDLRGYGQSIELAGEFTVEEITADCLMLADRLGWRRFHVVGHSMTGMITQRLAADAPSRVTSAIAVCPVSAAGNRLSPEALAFFASTVDDDNALRRLFQFVSGGLSDEWADSKVRHSRGTVAPACRRRYLDMLVTANFVHDVEGLETPFLVIVGDRDPGLDAQAMKRTFLAWHPNAALHVIPDCGHYPMQACPPYFATVVEGFLKRQAT
- a CDS encoding thymidine phosphorylase, translated to MEGARATLHGDARYVFARRVITRPAGSPGEDHDGVSEAEFSARDAAGAFLMTWAAHGLRYGLPASLLDELERGRHVVANGSRGVAAALAARLRNFVVIHVTAPAQVLAQRIAARGRESGDDVLRRLQRAPDPLPAGVASVTVSNDGALDAGIARFVEALGTTVTPLVATRLPISTGEAHIAYMAPALAVRHERVAVRVGKAEIAAAVHVVESPGLLHDAQIGLSDALFERLRIAPGATVRLRGIPAPASRELLRRKLRGKVLSEAEYEAVLRDAVEGRYSELELTAFLVAATQHLTDAEVLGVARARARFAPRIAWDERIVVDKHSMGGVPGSRITLIVVPIVAAHGLAMPKTSSRAITSAAGTAEAMATVARVDLDSADVRRCVAQARACIAWNGRLNHSALDDVMNAITRPLGLDANRWSVASILSKKFTAGSTHVIVDLPYGPQAKLRTQAEAQALGALFETVGEGLGMHVRAFATDGSKPIGRGVGPALEVRDVRLVLAGRPEAPADLREKALDFAGQILAFDPAVASPAEGRRIAAHLLASGVASAAFDRIVAAQGARATPDAPGHHVHTVPASAAGVVADIDGFAIAGIARGAGAPRRPGAGVDLLCTVGDRLVAGQALFRIHAETAGDLEAGVQAHASAELAGPPVRIRRD
- a CDS encoding DUF6587 family protein → MSLYHAVETLLVPLIVLACTISVLARYAPRTRERIKAGLAARLGGTAATGWRQRAAAWLAPQAAAGCASGCDSGGCNTCGSSTTGSAQPAPVTQASEQVIRFVAKR
- a CDS encoding FeoA family protein, which encodes MRLSELPRRTAAVIVSIDDNFPNDPVARRLRELGFVPGEAVQVIALGPFGMDPLVAQVGFTRFALRRAEAARITVEALSATVSSITPAAQPDAPVAKRSAA
- the feoB gene encoding ferrous iron transport protein B, with translation MSVATPTSASQRPALRVALVGNPNCGKTALFNRLTGSRQKVANYAGVTVERKEGHFVSPAGRQVRVLDLPGAYSLHAASLDEAITRDVCLGKRPGEPRPDLLVSVVDATNLRLHLRFVLELRRLGLPMVLVLNMSDAAAKRGIHIDRDKLAAALGVPVVQTIAVKRDGAASLLAALDAALPEVPAAAPEPASDMDVHQEVKRLLDAAVTMPARTAALDDRLDRILLHPVFGLVILAVLLFLMFQAVFSWATPLMDGIEGGVHWFGEVVGSHLPEGMLRSLLVDGLIAGLGAVVVFLPQILILFLFILTLEESGYLPRAAFLLDRLMMGAGLSGRSFIPLLSSFACAIPGIMATRTIQDPRDRLATILVAPLMTCSARLPVYALLIGAFIPARTVMGMFNLQGLVLFVLYVAGIVSALLVAYVLKYFRRDRTDHPLMMELPSYRIPNARDVAIGLWERARIFLSRVGKVILTLTVLLWFLATFPSPPDGATAPAIDYSFAGMIGRALEHVFAPIGFNWQICIALVPGLAAREVAVGALATVYALSGSEDAMASQLVPMIAAQWSLATALSLLAWFVFAPQCISTMAVIRRETGSWKVMAASTAYLFGLGYMAAFATYHITLMLS
- a CDS encoding tripartite tricarboxylate transporter substrate binding protein — encoded protein: MTSLSVVRSLASISLLGATLFGLPAQASANIGGDFPQKPIRLVVTFPAGGGTDTLARVIGTEVGRSLGQPVVVDNRPGASGNIGAEYVAKSPSDGYTLLVVNSSFAINPGVFRNLQFDPGKDFSAVISVASVPSVIAVPVSSKIQTFNDLLAAGRSGKPPTYASCGNGTPQHLAGELLKISARIDLLHVPYKGCAPALADVLGGQADVSINTLSNTVPYLKANKLRALAVTSKGRSPLLPDVASVSELGVSGYDVDQWFGILAPAHTPPDIVQKLNAAIAKAVAKPEVKANLAQLGFATASSTPAEFQKVVNTDIERWKKLAAQIGLRVD
- a CDS encoding MarR family winged helix-turn-helix transcriptional regulator is translated as MATSRHTETPVPKPAVDLASERLAHMVKDAARAYIRALQMRLAEHTVSYGHWTILRILWDNDGLSQRELSDLAGVTEPTTFTAVKALEALGYVERTHLPGNKKNVHVFLTKTGRALRRKLVPLAEEVNEISVEGVSAEEVATARKVLIAINRNLAKDEAAAEGTGRRVPSTRELGRLLADL
- a CDS encoding porin, with the protein product MKGMKDIKATKGISRLTPVFAFAIAALTLSAPAWAQSGLVLYGVADVGIEYLTHADASGNALARMASGNLSGSRWGLRGTEDLGGGTSALFVLESGFDIDAGTLGQAGRLFGRQAYAGLNTPYGRITAGHQNNLLYDILINYDAMAIAPRYSAFLMDSSLAGRYDNAAKYVGKFGGLTASAMYAFARGTSVTTSATSTITGETAGNARNDRAWSTALEYTTGNAGATIIYDQQQGTTGLSGQNPAQRDRRIAVAGSYAFARAKVFAGYRWLSGDIGSTPTVAARRNDLFWLGASYAFTPALTLSASAYVMNDKRSAQDPWSLVGTLDYALSRRTDGYLTFGYVKNKDGSRVGLNGIQASIGPGLNQLGAVAGIRHKF
- a CDS encoding NAD(P)-dependent oxidoreductase, producing the protein MSGMNVTFLGLGNMGAPMARNLLSSGFAVNVFNRSRARAEGLVADGAIVSDTPADAVVPGGIAVTMLANDAALEAVTLGQDGILQKLGTGGLHISMSTVSPETSRKLAAKHAEVGGLFLTAPVFGRPEAAAAKTLWICQSGTAEAKERAKPILDALGQGVFDFGDDAGAANVVKLSGNFLILAAIEALSEAFALGEKNGIDRSALAGFFGQTIFSCAIYQNYGRILAARAYEPAGFKLGLGMKDMRLVRDTAEEATVPMPLADLLHARLLTSLAQGRESLDWTAIELATAEDAALR